The nucleotide window CCCTCGTCCACAAATTTGAGAAAATAACAAACAGATGCACACACAATCTAGAGTTaagagaggggatgggggaaaTGCCTGCCTTTTGGACGTACGCAACACCCCATGGATCCATCGCAAGGAGCCCCTAAAACTGGGGTAAACCGTAAAGGATGTAGTCCGCTGTCCGCGTCTCCCCTTTGGTAAGGTAGTCTAGTAGAATTTCACGCCGACTGCCAGCCCGCCTCTCCCCTGTTGATCGGTGGAGCAATCAAAACTCAATTCTTgcacacatcatcatcatcatcagcgtCGGCTCACTTGCAATAATTTTGTTTGATGGCATGTGGTTCGATGTATTCCTCGGGATTTATGTATTGATTTACTAACGAGTTGGGTTCTAGTTACTAACATATGATTGCTAAGTAAGTTCCTCTTGCTTGCTAACTCCTCTCTACTTTGTAGTTATAGTCTCCCCTACTATAGCGGTTCACCTAACAAAGAACGAAGACGGAAGATAGTATATCCTCAGATACTACTCCATATATAGAGATAAACTACGACTAGACACTGCGACTATTGATTTGCCAATCAGGGAAAGCCTGTCGTCCCTAAAAGACTGGGCATAAAACCCTGACAGATCCCCCCTTTTTCGCAGTTCGTCACGAGAGCGCGCGCCCTAAAAAAAGAATCCAGAAAATCTCCGTTTCTCAACGGGACTGGACTAAACTACGGAGTACCGTGGGAAGAAATCCGGAGACCTACTGTAAACTACTTAGTCCCTTATAGTAAGTAAccaagtacgtagtagtatgaACCAAATATTTGCAATGGCAGCACAAAGTCTGAGCTTttaatagaaagaaaagggtttCAATAGTTTCATTGCTGATAATAGTCATGATGTGCAGACGCAGATTTTTAGCCTTTGTGTTTGTTATACACACTTACAGCTCATCACTCAGTTGGTAGACTAGACAGACTGGGCAAAAATTCAAGACTTGGCAATTGGGCCCTATTATTCATGCCACGGCATTTGATTCATAGATTTCGACTTTGAAGATCCATCCGATGTAGGTCACTTTCCTGATTGCTACATGATTGTCAACCGCCGTCTTTTCTCGGCGCTTAAGCTACCTACGTACTGTATGCAGTCTTtgcgcacacacacaatccGTCTCTCTCGCTCGCactctccctttccccctgGCTCTTCCAATCAGATCATCGCTTGCTATTGCGCCATTAGCTAACTAGCAAGGAACACGGTTCTGACTCGTGAAGACTGCGTCAAAAGTTGACGCACACCCAGCAGACATATGGTGCGGAATGAGTGTGCGATAATAATATCAACTTATTTCGAGccatatattattattattatcctACCTAGTTAGCATGGCTAACTAACATGATAGCTAGACTACTAGCTCATACAATGTCCGACATCCAGACTAGTCAGAGAGCAGCCTAGTCACTACGCACTAAGCTTTGATTAAGCAATTAATGAATGCGACCGTGGCGCCGAGCCAGGCCTGGCTCTCAGCAAATGAAGCCCCCCCATACCAATAGAAACGGGGCCGGAGCTGTATGGAAGAAGTCTTTTACCTGTCGGATGAGCTTCTAGACCGATGCTGACAGGGATGCCAAAAAGCGCCGAGAATTATTCACTTCCTGATttagaagaagagagagagagagtgtgtgtgtgctgaCTTGCCTGCCTTGTAGGGTATGTTCTGCTCGGGATAGAAACAGCGCGTTCGCATCAAAAATAGCCGGTATAACTACTGAATCGGAAGATGTGGTGAGTGTCATACGTGGGGTGACAACACCACTTTGCTAACTtactagtatctatctactgcCTTTGTACCTCACAGTAGTAGATCGGCTGCAATCCACGCAAACGACGGGAGAGATTGCTTCCGCTGACGAATGCTTCTGGACAATGACAATGGGAGACGGTTAAACCCGACAcgttgtttgtttgttttttctttctttgctgtttctttatttttattctcttgttttcatttttatttttaatataattttgaCGCCCTTATCTTATGGAATCATAATTTTGTGGGACTCTTGCACCTGTCACCCAAACAGTTCACGATAGTAATAACAACCAACCCATGCGCACTTATCCGAAGCGACCCTACTAATGAAACCTCCAGATGAAAATGGTACGTATCGAGGACgagattagttagtagtagatagtttCCAGGtggaaaaaagagagagacagggGGCATAAGTGGGTCCAGCAGCCAACCAGCCATTGGGCCAAAagcggggaagagagagccaCAGCGGGATGGTGGCCAGAGCGATGAGTGGCCAACGGCATCAGGAACAGCCTGCAGGCTCCACCTTTCCCAACCCTGATTGGACAGTAGGGAGAAACATGAAACAAAGTCTAAGTTGGCATTCAACGTCCTGTGGCTCAGTAAAGCGAGGTTTCTGCCCCCTGAACTTATTTCCTTTTGATTATCGggagggtggatgatgatgacatcctAATTTTTTGGAAGGTTTATTTACAAGTGATTGAGAAAAGTTGACCAGTAAACTGAGCCCATCCTTTCCCGCTTTTACTTGCCGTTGGGATGTTAAATGTTACTGCCTGTTAGACCGAgaatatttactagtaagGAAGTAAACTACTCATAGTGGTGATGTACTCCGGACTTAGTactgctagtagtagtgacgGGACGATGTGCCTGAACTCGATGCAGGTACAGAATCCCGCGCGGTCCATCAAAGTAAATAATTGCTATCTACTATTGCTTGAAATCCAAAAAAGTTCGAACCTAAAAATCCAGTAGGGGAACCATTGATGACCCAACtaagtatctatctaccgaCCCCATTaattccacccccctcccctgagCCGAAGAGTTAGTCGAAGTGTTCTTCCGGTCGAAAAGAGCAATGGAGCGACCGATCAACAGCACTTGTCTCGCAACGCATGGACAGCTTGGACAGCATGGACAGTAATTCAGGGCCAGGGACGAAAGTCACTTGGCGGCACTAGTTGGTCTAGTCAGACAGGCGAAGGGGCTGGTTGGACCAACCAAGAGACGTGGGTGAGACGGGCGCAGAACCCACGAGGCGCGAAACGAAAAATGGAGCCCAAAGAActaaaagaagagagaggaaagtgagAGGGGGGCCAATTCGCGGGATTGCCCCAAACTTGCCTATGGAAAGGTtgctcctcaccctctcactctcacacaCCGCATCGGCGCTCTGATTGACTCGGGGGCCATCAACTCCACCCGCGTGCAGTTGCGCTCTCCCCTTTTCGTCCCTGAGACGATCTCCAGGTTAATCTCCCGGCTCATACAAAGGCCCCCCggttcccccctctccctctcagctCGTTCCTGGTTCTCtctgttctttctctttcaagACCAGACTTCTTTGCCTGCTTGAAGCATCCCATTGACTTCGGTCAGCCACTCTTTTAAATCAAACTCCAACGCAAAACCCCAACTAGCCACACTCTCTTTATCTAAACGCAGCTCTCCCTGTGTTTCACATATCAAAACAACCCACACATAAAAATCAAATTTATCGACCTTGAcggttttattttttaccaACCACAACAATTCAAGATGCGTTTCTCTGCTGCCACCGTCGCTCTCTTCGCCAGCCTTGTTGCTGCCATCCCCCAGGATGTCGAGACTGTCTACTCCACTGAGGACGTGACCGTCGTCTCCTGCGCTCCCACCGTCACCAACTGCCCCGGTACCCTGCacgccacctccacccccgagGCCGTCGCTGCTGCCACCACTGGCGGTGCTGAGGGTGTCTCCCCCGTTGGTGTCACCAGCGCTGTCCCTGAGGCTCCCTCCGCCACCCCCGCTGCCGGCAGCTCccctgctggtggtgctggtgctggtgttgttcCCTCCGGTGCTGCTCCCTCTGGTGCTGCCCCCAGCGCTGTTCCctccggtgctgctgccgtcGGTGGTGGCGCTGGCACCACTGCTGCTCCCCAGGTCACCGTTATCCCCGTGACCACCTGCGTCCCCACCGTCATCATGTCCACTAGCACCATCGGTGGTGGCTCCGGTGCCGGTGCCTACGGCTCTGGCTACCCCAGCGGCAAGCCCGCCAAGTCTTCCTCCCCTGTCATCCCTAGCGGTGCTGGTGCCTACGGCTCTGGCTACCCTAGCGGCAGTGCTACGTGAGTATCCTGACACCCTTTCTCAAAAGTAACCAATCATACTAACAATACGCACagcccctctccctcttctgctCTCTACACCGGTGCCGCCAGCTCCGTCAACGGCAACGGCTTCGCTTTCGCtggtgccgccgccgccgccgctttCTTCCTGGCTTAGATTCCCCTTCTTGTTTATAGTAGCCCCGGGTCACTCGTGAGTCCGGTTGCCGCTATAGGCGGGGATCTTGGGCGCATGTGAATTGGTGAAGAGTGTCGGGGATTGGTCCATACTTAGTTGCGGTTTTGCTTTTGGGAGAGAAATCCGATTCGTTGCTTTTTATATCCTCTCTTATACCACTTTTATTCGAAATTTCCTTCTAGATATTTACGCTTCCCGGATTGCTTCGGAGTTCTCTTGTGAAGCAATTGGTGGCTGGATACGATTAATGTAACCCATGAAGCTTTCACATACCCAATTCGAAGCAgtttatagatttaaatcAATGCCGTGCTAGAGCTATCATTTCCATCCGGTCCAGAACACCACGCCATACACCTGCTGTAGAACTGCCAAACGATCGGACATGTCCGACAACAGGGGCCGGCCCGAATCTCAATGGATGGATCTACCCATCACCTAAGTAATTGCCGTGATGACATGGGGCAAGTTGGAAGGAACTCAGCAAACAAGTACTAAGCAGGAGGCTGAATGGAGGGCTGAATCCGGGGAGGCCGCTCGATCTTGGGGGCTACACAACGTAAATGTTTCAAGATCTcgaattaattttttttctatctcTTTCATTTATCGGCGACCGGCTGTGATCCGAATTTTGCGGTTCGTCTCGTTGCTGGTCTGCGCCCACTGGTGTGTATCACATTGGTCTCGCCAGTGCGGGCGATTGATTGGGTGGCTGTTTCAGATATTCTCTGGCTTAAAATCCGAGTGTCGCCCTCAGCCCTATTTGTGCCATATTGATTACTTCTTTAGGGGGGTTTTGCCGGGCGATTCTGGAAGGGATTGACGATCGTCGATTTGTAGACGCTGTCAATGTGTAGTAAGTAAACTATTTCACGatcgtgtgtgtgtgtgtgtgtgtgtgtggctgTGTTTGGGGGTTTGGGAGATCCGTGATCTGGAGGTCGGGTTTGACGCTATTCTCCTTTAGCCCCGGGGCCACCAACAAACAACACGTGCTGTTTACTTGGTTGACAGCGGCAACATCCTCGCTGTGTCTGACTCGACTAAGGCTACCACATGGCCATCGCGATGAATAATGCCATGCAATATAGATTAGGGATTGAAGCAGCATCCAGTGCTACGCAAAATACTTTTCCCCTCTGAATTGGACTCATCCAAAGCTCGGACGACAAAGGATGTGGCAGTGTTGATTTTCCAACCTCATTCGGAATCCTTCAACCAACGAACCACATGCCCCCATTATCGCGCAGCCTCCACTTGACGACATGCTATATCGCTCAGACCCATGGAATCTCTCCAGAAGGCGTCTAAATGCATAGGGGCTTCTATCTGCGCTTATGATCGCCTCCACGATGAAACTACAGCTTCATGGTTACGATGACAGCACATCCAGTCTCGGACCCCAAAATCCTTCTTCTGCCCCAGTTCCGGGCCCATCCCGAagggcaaaaaagaaactatcGAGCACCGGGAGATCCTTCTACGGCGGGGTTTAACGTGAGCCGACGGATTGGTTTCCTTGTTCGCTTCTGAACCAAGGCGAACATCAGCCGGACAAGCCGAAAGCTTTGCCAACAGGGCTTGCGCCCTTTCCGCAGCTGCAGTCCACTATTAGGAGGTTGGAACGAACTACGAGGAGGAATCCACTGTGAGGCGCAAGGCGATTTCCTGACTGTCatgggtgttgttggctcGTATTATTGTGTCTTTGTTGCTGTGCCCGTCAAAGAAATTGGCCATAGCCGTGCAGACAGAAGACAACACCACCCTTTTCCCACAGTGGACATTGTTCCAGCACTGCCTCAAGTATCAACAACTGTCTGATATATGAACTGTGCTCTTCCCTTTTGGACCCCCAAGTATATTTTCACTCGATTCTTGACGATCATACTTTTCCACACCGACTTTAATTCCTTCATCGGTACATAGGTCGCGTGCAAATGATCTTTCTGTGACATTTGCCCACAATTGCTTGGCCTACATCCACTTTTTTTCTACCTTCTCTTAATACCGTCTTTCAGATCTTCACAATGGACCTTTCATCCTTAGAAGGCCCGCCTATTGCCGACACTCGGTTCACCGTCTCGCCGCGACGAGCGAATGTTCCCAGTATTCGTCTGGACACGTCCACTCCAGTTAGCCCGATCAGCCCATTAACACCTCACGACCTCCCTCCACGACCAAGCTCGACGGACGCGATCTTCAGTCCCGTGTCTGAATCAGAGTACTCATTTGCGCtgttccaccaccaccaccatgagCCGGAAAACAATCTCAGTTTCTACCAACGCTGCCACAGTCCACAGCCCCCGGTCACAGCCGACGAGCATGAgtaccaacaacaatcaaggCCACAACCAACACTAAAcctacctcctccccctccttcgtcctccttctcccttcacCCGTGGAGCTCCCGAACTCGAAGTGTTTCAGACCTTACCCCTCACCAATCGCCCAGCCCTTTGCTGAGCAcgaccaccacaaccacagtcACCACTCAGGCcgtgaccaccaccattaccaCCGAAGGTAACCGTCTCGTCTGGCTCGAGCACGAGAAGCTGTGGTTCTTGAAACCTTCCTCATGCCCCTCACCACACCTCAGCCCCGACTACGCCGTGACCACCAGACCCACCCCCGATGCTCACTATGCGCCTTACCGCCCTTCTTCGTTTCATGGCCAAGTCCATCTTGCTGCTTTAGCACAGAGGAGGGATGTACCCCCGCCATATGGGCGGCACATCCTTGATCGGCCCTTGCCTCCACTACCTacggatgacgacgaagacgaaggctCGAGCGGATCTCGGTGGACGGCGGttgcgaggaggagggccaACCGGGCTGTGTCGAGGTGAAGGTGCCCGTTTAGTGTGTGAGGAAAGTGGCGGAGTTGAGAGATGGATTGGAAACGGATATTATCAGCTGCTGGCCGGCTATCCTAATTTAACATAATCCTTGTTCTAGTTTAGTGGCGTCGCCAATTATCAAGCATAGCCGGGTGTTTTAGGGGGTGCATGTgtattactattttattgTCTATTTTTTGATGCCTTTCATCTTGTACATTATCTCATTTCGGTCTCCTTTATCTGCTTACTAGGTAGTTGTTCTACTTCGCTCGAGATACCCAATCTGTGATAGATCATTtactcctttccctctcttctcactTCTTACCTCGTACTTACCATCTCATTTCATCTCACCCCGTTCTCACACTCTCTTCAGTCACTcacccatccccatcatgtGATACAATACAAACCAAACCATACCACTATAATCCCACACCTTCcaatccccatcaccaccaccaccacctcatctcccctTCCTACCCCCCCACACCCAATCACCATGGCCAACCCCAAAGCGAAAACAAGCACAACTCTACCAAGAGACGCAGTGAATGACCATGGATCAACAAACAGAATATACTCGCAAGACACGCTCAATTCACTCCATCAGCTCCGCGTCACCCCCTCAACTAACCATGTTTACTATCTTGACCTTCGCGTTCCGCTCCCTCGTTCTCCTCATCTACTGGATCTTCTACATTTCCTTGATAGTAATCGCCGTCTTCGttctctgctgcttcttgtATGCTGTGTTGCAGTACTTCATTGAGGTTTCGTCGTGAGGGCGCTGGACTAGGTTGACAATGGAGCAACGCGATCTCGTCTCGAGACCGAGGTCGGTGTCCCGGGCTCCTAGGAAAGAACCCCAGAGCAGCCAGAATTCGGAGATAGACGTTCTACAATTCGCTGAGTTGCATTTCGTGGCTGAGCAGACTGCAAAACATGCACGGTGCTGGGAGGGTCAGGTGGATAGTAAGTGTTTCCTTTCACCTCCCGCTTGATTTACTGTACTTGTTATTGGGTATGGAAGCTAATTATACGTGAAAGGACCTGCTTGCCCTGACTTCAAGGCCATCTGGACTTGTATCACCCCTAGGATGCGGGAGCTGTACGTAGATCGTGTCAAGTATGTTGAAACGAAAGGTTGGGATTGGATAAATGCGGACTATGAAGGTTCTTTGAAATGCTGGTATGAAAGGTATTTTGCGGGGGTCGATCAGGGAAGGGCTGAGATGATCTCTTGCGTTGATTGTGAGTGTGCTTTTGCTCTGGTCTGGTTTGAGAGTTGACTGACGGGATTCAGTTGCCGATTTCAAAGCTTTGGTTGATAATGTCGACTTCGAATCGAATGTTCCACAGGCCATCGTGGTTAAGGAAGAGGTTGATTATCGTGATGTCGTTCCTGAGTCCATGTTTGTTGATCAGGgcgaaccagaaccagagccGAGACCAGAGCCGAGAGCTGATTTTCCAGACGAGGATGTCGCCACGGCAGACTCGGTCGAGGAGTCCCCGCTAGAGTGTGATATCAAGATTCCCGCGAACGAAGAAATCGTCGCCTTGGAGAACGCTGTGGGTAAAGGAGTTGAGATTCTGAAGAAGCTATATGCCATTTTCTCAGGATCGGATGCCTTCGGCAATGAGGCAGACTGGAAAGCTGAGATTGAGCGGACCCAAAGATATGCCTGTACGGAGAAGGTGATCATCGGACTAGTTGGAAGCACCGGAGCAGGAAAGTCGTCACTCATCAACGCGATCCTAGATGAGAAGAATGTCTTGTCTACAGACTGCATGCGTGCTTCTACTGCCGTTGCAACGGAGATCTCCTACAACCAAGGAGCCACGAAGTACAGAGCAGAAGTCGAATTTATCGAGCGACATGAGTGGGAACGCGAATTGGAAGTCTTGTTTGAAGAGCTCCTTGACCACCAGGATGAAGTGACTCGAGGTGCAATCCCCAAAAATTCCGATGCAGCGGTGGCTCTTgacaagatcaaggccgTCTACCCCATGCTGACACCCGAAGACATTTTGAACGCATCCGTTGCCAACTTGATGGCGAGCGAGAGAGTCACTGATCTCCTGGGGACTACTATGGGCTTTGAGGGAGACGACCCTAAAGCGTTCTCTACCAAATTGAAATCCTATATTGACAGCAAGGGAAAACGAGGCCGACCCAAGAAGTCTGCTAAGAAACAAGATGCCGATGAACACCCAGACTCTGCGAGCGACACTGACACAGCCAACCAGGGCATTGGTCTTTGGCCTCTTGTGCGTGTTGTGCGGATATACACCAAAGCCCCAGCCTTGGCAACTGGTGCGGTTTTGGTGGACCTTCCTGGCATCTTTGACTCCAATTCCGCGCGAGTTGCCGTCGCCGAAGATTACATGAGACGCTGTTCGGCTCATTGGATTGTAGCTCCCATCAACCGGGCTGTCGATGATAAAGTCGCGCGTGACCTGCTCGGAAAGAACTACAAGCTGCAAATGCAAATGGATTGCGCATTCAATGACATGACTTTCTTTTGTACTAAAACCGACGACCTAGTTCCAACTGAGGTCATCCATTCTCTGGGCCTCGACTTGCCAGCGTTCAATGAAGTTCAAGAGCTGCCAGCTAAGGTTGAATGGCTGAAGAACGAAATCAACGCTTTCGAGAAGCCTAAGAAAACAATCATCTCGCAGCTGGAATGGGTAGAGACCGAGATtgaagaacttgaagaaCGTCTTACTGGCGATGAGTTCGGCTGTGATGTATTGGAGATCACTCCCAAACGCAAGAAGCCACACGGAAGCGAGCCCTTGGAAATGCCAGCCATTCAAGAGGCAGGTACCACCGAGATTCCTATGGtggagaagctcaagaaccGATTCTCGGACCTCAAAGTTCGGCGCAAGGATCTACGGTCTCAGCTAAAGCATATCAATGAGGAAATGGACAGCAaagtggaggagctgaaagAGCTAGAAGacggaaaggaaaaaatGGAGCACTCTGTCATAAAATCTTGCATTGAGGCGAGGAACAGGTTTTCGAAACAGCAGATCAAACGCGACTTTGCCTTGGAGGTTCAGAGTTTGGACCAGGAACTTGAAGATGACACCGAAAACCCAATCCAGGCCGCAGGTTGTGATTACGACGAGCTGGAAAGGAACCTTCCTGTGTTTTGCGTGTCGACCCGGGCTTACCAAGGTCTCCGGGGTCGGGCTGATATGGCAAAGCTCGTTGGTGGCTTCTCCGAACTGGAGGAGACTGAGATACCACTTCTACAGCGCCATTGCGTAAGGCTCACCGAAAAGGCCAGAGAAGAATCGTCTCGGAGGTTCTTGACCCAACTGAACCAGGTCCTGCAGTCGATGAAGCTGTGGTGTTTGGTGAGCACGGCAACAAGCGACGCCTCAGAGCAGAAAATCAAAGAGATTGAAGCCGACTTCGAAAGTGTGTTTGGCGGACTGACAGAAGTATGtccacttcctccttcctAATCCAGTTCTGACCTTTTAGGCTGCGGAGGCGCATATGAACCATTTCGACAGTGTCGCCAGGGAGACTGTCCAAGTAAACATCTTCAATAAACTAAGTAAGTCTTCTGATGGCAAATCCTAGCAGCGCTAATGGTACAGACCGAGCGTCGCGACATGCAGTTGTCCAATTCCCCGAAGCTGTCTCTCGCTGGAATGCCCCAGGCAGTTCCGGGGGACTCCGATGGAATACATACAAGGCCATCTGTCGCCGTCGGGGAGTATATCATAAGATAGTAAGTCCCTCCATACAGG belongs to Aspergillus luchuensis IFO 4308 DNA, chromosome 3, nearly complete sequence and includes:
- a CDS encoding GPI anchored serine-rich protein (COG:S;~EggNog:ENOG410PXNI;~SECRETED:SignalP(1-17)): MRFSAATVALFASLVAAIPQDVETVYSTEDVTVVSCAPTVTNCPGTLHATSTPEAVAAATTGGAEGVSPVGVTSAVPEAPSATPAAGSSPAGGAGAGVVPSGAAPSGAAPSAVPSGAAAVGGGAGTTAAPQVTVIPVTTCVPTVIMSTSTIGGGSGAGAYGSGYPSGKPAKSSSPVIPSGAGAYGSGYPSGSATPSPSSALYTGAASSVNGNGFAFAGAAAAAAFFLA
- a CDS encoding uncharacterized protein (COG:S;~EggNog:ENOG410Q285;~InterPro:IPR022812,IPR027417;~PFAM:PF00350,PF01926) — its product is MEQRDLVSRPRSVSRAPRKEPQSSQNSEIDVLQFAELHFVAEQTAKHARCWEGQVDRPACPDFKAIWTCITPRMRELYVDRVKYVETKGWDWINADYEGSLKCWYERYFAGVDQGRAEMISCVDFADFKALVDNVDFESNVPQAIVVKEEVDYRDVVPESMFVDQGEPEPEPRPEPRADFPDEDVATADSVEESPLECDIKIPANEEIVALENAVGKGVEILKKLYAIFSGSDAFGNEADWKAEIERTQRYACTEKVIIGLVGSTGAGKSSLINAILDEKNVLSTDCMRASTAVATEISYNQGATKYRAEVEFIERHEWERELEVLFEELLDHQDEVTRGAIPKNSDAAVALDKIKAVYPMLTPEDILNASVANLMASERVTDLLGTTMGFEGDDPKAFSTKLKSYIDSKGKRGRPKKSAKKQDADEHPDSASDTDTANQGIGLWPLVRVVRIYTKAPALATGAVLVDLPGIFDSNSARVAVAEDYMRRCSAHWIVAPINRAVDDKVARDLLGKNYKLQMQMDCAFNDMTFFCTKTDDLVPTEVIHSLGLDLPAFNEVQELPAKVEWLKNEINAFEKPKKTIISQLEWVETEIEELEERLTGDEFGCDVLEITPKRKKPHGSEPLEMPAIQEAGTTEIPMVEKLKNRFSDLKVRRKDLRSQLKHINEEMDSKVEELKELEDGKEKMEHSVIKSCIEARNRFSKQQIKRDFALEVQSLDQELEDDTENPIQAAGCDYDELERNLPVFCVSTRAYQGLRGRADMAKLVGGFSELEETEIPLLQRHCVRLTEKAREESSRRFLTQLNQVLQSMKLWCLVSTATSDASEQKIKEIEADFESVFGGLTEAAEAHMNHFDSVARETVQVNIFNKLNRASRHAVVQFPEAVSRWNAPGSSGGLRWNTYKAICRRRGVYHKIDWNQDLARPMLDKIASSWKRTFTELLPHCLHFLKEDLEAVVSQFHTQVIDSVKQGVPEKIRVQLQDTLVACRQTMGEQFRQAEKWTMQEQKRINRTFAEAIAERLKETYQACASETGRGSLQRIRALMQQTAEDHANDVLRGSTENAKHELGKLLDGQQAEVDRIIHNRLQRISEDYHRALIEPQIKLYTEEQIRMKSEVAKIVKEAEAELLLGHLLGGVRSS